AGATGGATGCCTGTTGCGCAAAATAGAAACCGAGCGGACAGCCGCCAATACGGATTTTATCCAGTTGTTCTACGAACACAACCGAGCAGAGGTATGAGGTGATAAACCAGATGCCCAATAGGATAGCGAGATATTGGAGATTTTTTTGCCAATATGCCTTATTCTTTGATGATTCCATTTTTAAAGTATTCCTTGAGGGTAAGTGTCAGTGGCTTGTATCTTAATAGTTTCTGTGTCTTCCGAAGGTTCCCTGCCCGACTTAACCGAAAACCTGCTCGTAATGAAATTATGCTTTAAAATGGCATAATTTGTTGTGCATAGTAGCAAAGGGTTGAATCCGTGTCAATAATTCTTCGGAAACATCAACCGTTCGACCTGTTCAATGAGGATGTGGAGGACTTTAATATGGATTTCCTGGATGCGATCTGCGGTGTCCCCGGGGGCAATGAGATAATTATCACAGTGTTGCTTGAGACTTCCACCATCTCTCCCTAACAATCCGAACACTTTCATTCCACGAGATTTTGCTGCGACTGCGGCGCGTACAACGTTTTCGGAATTTCCGCTGGTTGAGAGTACCAGGAGCAGGTCCCCGGGATGTCCGAATGCCAACAGCGGGCGAGCGAATATCTCTGCGAATCCGAAATCGTTGGCTGTGCAGGTGATGTGTGCCGCATCGCCGAGCGCGATGGCTGGAAGCGGTTTCCGATCGCTCCGAAACTTACCTGTGCATTCCTCGGCAAAATGGATTGCATCGCACAAACTCCCGCCGTTTCCACAGGTAAAGACCCTGCCTTCCCGTTCAAATACATCTCGTATTAATTCTGCGGTTTCCGCGATGGTCGCAATATTCTCAGGGTTTCGGATAAACCGATCGAGTACGTCCTGCGCTTCTAACAACGCATCGCGAATGTTTTTTAATGTTTCCTTACGGAGTAATGACGTGGGTTCCATGTTTGAGATGCCTTCTATCTATCCGTTTTTAATGTTTCCTTGCGGAGTAATGACGCAGGTCCCATTGGGAAATTGCGTAAGTCCTATTACTCCTAAATCCGGAAAATTTCTCCTAATTTTCCACCCAGCACACGTCCGGCGCCGAGCAGGCACGCGATTAGGATTAACATGCCCACTACACCGAGTGCGCTTGCGGTATATGGACCGTGGTCTGGACGTTGGGAGAGTGCCCAAATCGCTTTTGTAATCGGATAATACTTATCCTGCATTGCCAAGATTAAGCTATCACTGACTTCTAACATCGAGAATGAGAACACGAGAATCGCACCGGCGAGGATATTCGCGATAACCAAAGGCAAGGTGATTTTATACAAGGTCCGAACAGGCGTTGCTCCGACGTTTTGTGACGCTTCTTCGTAACTCACACTCGTCTGCTGGAGTCCGGCGTAAATGGAACGCAGCATATATGGCAATCGCCGCACGGCGTAGCTAATAATCAGGAGAAAGGTCGGATTTTTTCTCGGATCAATCACATCAATGAAGGTCTCTGGAAGATGGCGTAGCAGAAGCGTCGTATCAGCGAAGCTCCCCATATATCCGAATGCTATTGCCACTCCGGGCAATGCTAAGGGTAGCATCGCGATTGCATCTAACAAATTCTGGAACGGGAGGCGTTTGCGGGTCAATAGATATGACACCACGACGCCTACCAAAAGTGCCAACAATGTGCTGAACACACTGTATTTTAGGCTGTTGAGGATACTCGGTAACGTATCGGAATGCGTGAAGGTCTCAACATAGTGTGCGAAGGTCCATGATTGCGGTAGCACGCTCAATCGCCACTGGCTTGCATCCGGTGTCAAGGAGACGAGGATAACACTGATGTGTGGTAACAATGCCATCAATGTCAAGCCGCCGATAAAGAGATAGATGACACCCCGCATGCCCCAGCGTGTCTCCGTTTCCCGTGAAGTCACGTGTCCTCTACCGAGCATTTCATAGTGCTTACTTCCTGTCCACCGCTTGGAAACATAAAAGGCGAGTGCTGTCAGGACGATAATTAGCACAACAAGGGCGTACCCCATTGGGTTCTGATTTGCCTCGGTCACTTGTCGGAAAATTCGCACGGCAACGACTTCATTGTAATTGAAGATGAGAGGTGTACCGAGATCGGTAAATGCCCAGATAAAGACAAGGATTGCACCGGCGAAATAACCGGGCATCATTAACGGTACTGTTATCTGTCGAAAGACCTGAAAGCGCGATGCCCCCATATTTTCGGCGGCTTCCTCTAAACTCGGATCGACATTCGCGAGTGCGGCGACGATGTTAAGATACATGATCGGATATAGGTGCAATGTTGATAACATCACCACGCCCGAGAACCCGCCGCCGAACCAGTCAATAGGTTCCGCTAGGTCCATCAGGTTGAGTTTCGCAAGCAGCATATTGACACTCCCGTATAATCCGAAGAATTGTTGCATGCCAATTGCGCCGACGAAAGGTGGCATAATCATCGGAATCAGGATGATAGCACGGAGCATGTCGCGCCCTGGATACCGGTATCGGGTCAAAAAATACGCCAATGGAAGGCTGATGATGCTCGTCACCAGTGTCACCATTACACCGATCTTGAAACTGTTGATAACGAGTTCCCGGATGTTTGGATCGGTTACGATCAATTTGAAGTATGTGAGGTTGAATGTGTTTTCAATCCAGAAGGCTTCTTTGAAAACATAGAGGAGTGGATATATGAGGAAGACCACAAAGAAGAGGACCGTCAGCCCGAAAATCAGTGTGATGGATGGGGTGAAATCGTATTGTCGTCTGATTTTGTCCATTAAGGATGGACTGCTATGTGCGATGTGTTCTGCCTCTGGGCGGTCCAGCATCTTTTTCTCCGGTTTCATACATGTAGGGAGGATAATACCTGTTTCTGTGTTTGCAATAGGGAAACCCGCGAACTTTTTTTAATTATACCTTATACATTACCGAATTGCACTTATTTTTTCTCAAGACTCACGGTTGGAGCAATGACTGCAAAAAAAAGGCGTGATAGCATTCGGTAGAAAACCGACTCACCCTCACGCCTGGAGTTGTATCTATGGCGCATCTGTGCCTATTGTTTTTTCACATCCGCCCACGTCCCAACTAAATTGACTCCCTGTAAGGAGGGGGCTCCCGGCACATTGACGGGAACAGGAACCGTCCATTCACTTCTGATAAACCAAGAGGCATTCCAGTCAATATCTTTAAGAGAGACATTCCGTAAGACTCTCGGATCTTCCAGATCCTTTAGTACCTGAAAGACGTCAAATCGCTTATAGCAGGAGATCCCAAAGTCTACCTTTCGACCTGTGTCATCATAGAGACGGTAATCAAAGCCTGGGGCAGGCGAGCCCGTAAAACCGACCCCTACCATCGGGAAAGGATTCTCTATTGGGTTTTCGATGAACGCAAACCCGCCTTCTACAAATCCGGCGTCGAGGACAACGGAGTTCTCTGCTGTGAGGAGATAGTCTCTATGGTGATTATAGGGGACTGCGATCTGTAGTTTCCATCCATCTAAGTTTTCAAGTGTTTCGTCTGGATGGACATAGATAGCGACCCAGATGGGTTTGTAGATAGAGACACGGTCTCGTAAATCCATTGCTAACTTGACCTCATAGAGAAGCACCCGTCGGTTCCGTCCTGCAAACCCGTCGGATC
This genomic stretch from Candidatus Poribacteria bacterium harbors:
- a CDS encoding DUF4212 domain-containing protein, with protein sequence MESSKNKAYWQKNLQYLAILLGIWFITSYLCSVVFVEQLDKIRIGGCPLGFYFAQQASIWIFVELIFVYAWLMNRLERKYSQSEDKEDTEHT
- a CDS encoding SIS domain-containing protein; the protein is MEPTSLLRKETLKNIRDALLEAQDVLDRFIRNPENIATIAETAELIRDVFEREGRVFTCGNGGSLCDAIHFAEECTGKFRSDRKPLPAIALGDAAHITCTANDFGFAEIFARPLLAFGHPGDLLLVLSTSGNSENVVRAAVAAKSRGMKVFGLLGRDGGSLKQHCDNYLIAPGDTADRIQEIHIKVLHILIEQVERLMFPKNY
- a CDS encoding iron ABC transporter permease, with product MRRQYDFTPSITLIFGLTVLFFVVFLIYPLLYVFKEAFWIENTFNLTYFKLIVTDPNIRELVINSFKIGVMVTLVTSIISLPLAYFLTRYRYPGRDMLRAIILIPMIMPPFVGAIGMQQFFGLYGSVNMLLAKLNLMDLAEPIDWFGGGFSGVVMLSTLHLYPIMYLNIVAALANVDPSLEEAAENMGASRFQVFRQITVPLMMPGYFAGAILVFIWAFTDLGTPLIFNYNEVVAVRIFRQVTEANQNPMGYALVVLIIVLTALAFYVSKRWTGSKHYEMLGRGHVTSRETETRWGMRGVIYLFIGGLTLMALLPHISVILVSLTPDASQWRLSVLPQSWTFAHYVETFTHSDTLPSILNSLKYSVFSTLLALLVGVVVSYLLTRKRLPFQNLLDAIAMLPLALPGVAIAFGYMGSFADTTLLLRHLPETFIDVIDPRKNPTFLLIISYAVRRLPYMLRSIYAGLQQTSVSYEEASQNVGATPVRTLYKITLPLVIANILAGAILVFSFSMLEVSDSLILAMQDKYYPITKAIWALSQRPDHGPYTASALGVVGMLILIACLLGAGRVLGGKLGEIFRI